The following are from one region of the Leptospira yasudae genome:
- a CDS encoding helix-turn-helix domain-containing protein, which produces MIKAMALSLETKGYNGTGLNDIVESSGAPKGSIYFHFPGGKEDLAAEAITVSGREMGSMLLSLLLSSKSPSNAVLAIFKSLENKLVETNYTQGCPVATTASETVVEGNPVNEACRNIFSEWNQGLESYFVRMGWEKKSASILSTSILCLLEGAILLSRTHQDPEPLRSAAKTAKLLVQQGEKNR; this is translated from the coding sequence ATGATCAAAGCCATGGCTTTGTCCTTGGAAACAAAAGGATACAACGGAACCGGTTTAAACGATATCGTGGAATCTTCCGGCGCTCCGAAAGGTTCGATCTATTTTCATTTTCCGGGCGGCAAAGAGGATTTGGCCGCGGAAGCGATTACGGTTTCCGGAAGGGAAATGGGGAGCATGCTCCTTTCCTTGCTTCTTTCTTCCAAGTCGCCGTCCAACGCGGTGCTTGCCATTTTTAAATCTCTCGAGAATAAACTCGTCGAAACGAATTACACGCAGGGTTGTCCGGTTGCGACCACGGCATCCGAAACCGTAGTCGAAGGAAATCCGGTAAACGAGGCCTGCAGAAATATTTTTTCCGAATGGAATCAAGGACTTGAATCCTACTTCGTTCGGATGGGATGGGAAAAAAAATCCGCTTCGATATTATCGACTTCGATTCTTTGCCTTTTGGAAGGAGCGATTCTTCTTTCCAGGACGCATCAAGATCCGGAACCGTTGCGATCCGCCGCAAAAACAGCAAAACTTTTAGTGCAACAAGGAGAAAAAAACAGATGA
- a CDS encoding sensor histidine kinase, whose amino-acid sequence MLFERIDRIYGRRDYLTRNKARHLYVTNLVIFFVSLAACLAYIRQGIRIGFVIFGTSALISIVLLQLGRLNEAVKSILYLSLIALTIGLFFGMQNGNIYFSMATIIILFLHFSEIRQTIAVSIYTGGLMSFRLYQLWTQGELSSAFIFDTILKLILFCTIAIITVRVLNSHTKEKEVFIREIHHRVKNNLQILSGFANLHRTGQGKTDERQIENFNERILMLSRIHDAIYKTETDYEVDLNGILEEIVRLTSLSHPSRKFELISCEGSAPLSIEISVPFAMIVSELLNNAVLHSSEGKEEEPIRVELKFSNNRYTLIVSDAGPGIEKHSVWSSPKTTGFTLISALTQQLKGNFYFDSTGTDSKAVLEFSDQDAFASLLN is encoded by the coding sequence ATGTTATTCGAAAGAATCGACCGAATCTACGGAAGAAGGGATTATCTTACCCGAAACAAAGCGCGTCACTTGTATGTGACGAACCTCGTTATCTTTTTCGTTTCACTCGCAGCCTGTCTTGCTTATATCCGTCAGGGAATTCGAATCGGTTTCGTAATATTCGGAACCTCCGCCCTGATTTCGATCGTCTTGCTTCAGTTAGGTCGTCTGAACGAAGCGGTAAAATCAATTCTGTATCTCAGCTTGATCGCTCTTACGATCGGACTTTTTTTCGGAATGCAGAACGGGAACATCTACTTTTCGATGGCGACCATCATCATCTTGTTTCTGCATTTTTCCGAGATCCGTCAAACGATCGCGGTTTCGATTTATACGGGAGGCTTGATGTCCTTTCGTTTGTATCAATTGTGGACGCAGGGAGAACTTTCTTCCGCGTTCATCTTCGATACGATTTTAAAGCTGATTTTATTCTGCACGATCGCGATCATCACTGTACGCGTTTTAAACAGTCATACGAAGGAAAAGGAAGTTTTTATTCGCGAGATCCATCATCGAGTGAAGAACAATCTTCAGATTTTAAGCGGGTTTGCGAATCTGCATCGAACGGGACAAGGCAAGACGGACGAAAGACAGATCGAAAATTTCAACGAAAGAATTCTTATGTTGTCGAGAATTCACGATGCGATCTACAAAACCGAGACGGACTACGAAGTGGATTTAAACGGAATACTGGAAGAAATCGTCCGTCTGACTTCGTTATCGCATCCGTCCCGAAAGTTCGAACTGATTTCCTGCGAAGGCAGCGCGCCCTTGAGCATCGAAATTTCGGTGCCCTTTGCGATGATCGTGAGCGAACTGTTGAACAACGCGGTTTTGCATTCTTCCGAAGGAAAAGAAGAAGAACCCATCCGTGTCGAATTAAAATTTTCCAATAATCGTTATACTCTGATCGTATCCGATGCGGGACCGGGAATCGAAAAACATTCGGTTTGGTCCTCTCCCAAGACGACTGGATTCACTTTGATTTCTGCTTTGACGCAGCAGTTGAAGGGAAATTTTTATTTCGACTCGACGGGAACGGATTCGAAGGCGGTTCTTGAATTTTCCGATCAGGACGCGTTTGCGAGTCTTCTCAACTGA
- a CDS encoding MBL fold metallo-hydrolase, with the protein MKYVWIVSGIAAVLLLGSVYALGYPKLEIQNNKELNVQGKEFRNTGFQNPGVRFTLLRTANAGTSEAFLFEGGNLFQKRIVAHSALLVEHPKGRFLFDTGLGTDIKEQFALKPLHLKILMAYTDHIAAVTILQKAGYDLSKIGKVFLSHMHWDHASGIKDFPWAKIVTTKEERKEAQTSNTRHGYIQRQFDGNSIQWEDIRFSETPYESYSQSLDLFGDGSVIFVPMEGHGGGSIGLFINLSREKRYFFTGDISWSKEGFQIPAHKPRLSRRIADRNPEQLGQELLRVHELVRKKPEIQIIPAHDSIAQSNLAQFPNWND; encoded by the coding sequence ATGAAGTATGTATGGATCGTGTCGGGAATCGCAGCCGTTCTTTTGTTGGGGTCCGTTTATGCATTAGGATATCCTAAATTAGAAATTCAAAATAATAAAGAATTGAACGTCCAAGGAAAAGAATTTCGAAATACGGGCTTTCAAAATCCGGGAGTTCGGTTTACGCTTTTGAGAACCGCGAATGCGGGAACTTCGGAGGCTTTTCTATTCGAAGGGGGAAATCTTTTTCAGAAACGAATCGTGGCCCATTCCGCGCTTCTTGTGGAACATCCGAAAGGTAGATTTCTTTTCGACACGGGCCTTGGAACGGATATCAAGGAGCAGTTCGCTTTAAAACCTTTGCATCTTAAAATTCTGATGGCTTACACCGATCATATCGCAGCGGTTACGATTTTGCAAAAAGCGGGATACGATCTTTCCAAGATCGGAAAGGTTTTTCTTTCGCACATGCACTGGGATCACGCGAGCGGCATCAAGGATTTTCCTTGGGCTAAGATCGTCACGACCAAAGAAGAGCGTAAGGAGGCCCAGACTTCGAACACGAGACACGGTTATATTCAAAGACAGTTCGACGGGAATTCGATCCAATGGGAAGACATTCGTTTTAGCGAAACTCCGTACGAATCCTATTCTCAGAGTTTGGATTTATTCGGGGACGGCAGCGTGATCTTTGTTCCTATGGAAGGACACGGGGGAGGATCGATCGGTCTTTTTATCAATCTTTCACGGGAAAAAAGATATTTCTTTACGGGAGACATCAGTTGGTCTAAGGAGGGATTTCAAATTCCCGCGCACAAACCTCGCTTATCCAGAAGAATTGCCGACAGAAATCCGGAACAACTCGGGCAAGAATTGCTTCGGGTTCACGAACTCGTTCGTAAAAAACCGGAAATTCAAATCATTCCCGCTCACGACTCGATCGCGCAGTCGAATCTCGCCCAGTTTCCGAACTGGAACGACTAA
- a CDS encoding NAD(P)-binding domain-containing protein — MNVKIPLLSRYFSWLHNDAPESPVEIYPEVSDSFESSIPGVSIIGDLTGVPLLKFAVESGAQVVRKISAKRGTSRITPEQNSATAKTSAENSSVYDVLIVGAGPAGISAGIECKKLNYNFLILESNDPFHTVKSYPKAKPIFAEPEDLKTTSEVSIQNGTKESLLSDLQKALEKWKLPIRSGTTVSQIQKIESGFTVHTENGESFPTKEVILAIGKSGDAKNLQIPGEDLPKVYHRLFDPKDFENEDVLVVGGGDSAVEAAIAISKYANSTKLSYRGKELVRPKSDNKDRFADLVASGKIDFLNESIVQEISDREVRLTNAGRFDSKTGFTDSKKNPVQDARSQVIPNTSVLVQIGSRTPIEFLKRIGIRIQNRKNVWDWIGFAAMFLFANVVYFGKASFYGIETYGTIATTSLFALIGLGVPLTIRLFQKRTELLANGWGIFRNSYLLIAALYFCLVYVGGRYFGFLFLGKQPGFHYTLLYSLTILTFGLRRMKLRPTRYIRKQTWTLILIQIFPLFLLPEIILPFLGQNGLLGDGNGFILTQVFPYGAYWNAYGLILAWPLNMGIFYNTGITTFWLVYGLLQTFVVIPYLVYRFGKGAYCGWICSCGGLAETLGDETRTKMPHGKFANRLENSGQWILFFATIITLLKLSEIFLSPWFPITHVFGSIGDGGKKIYDLIVDLMLAGVVGVGSYFLLSGRVWCRFFCPLAALMHIYARFSRFRIFSEKKRCISCNICTKVCHQGIDVMSYANKGTPMDNVQCVRCSACVVNCPTDVLSFGEIK; from the coding sequence ATGAACGTAAAAATCCCGCTTCTCTCGCGTTATTTCTCCTGGCTTCACAACGACGCGCCGGAATCCCCCGTGGAAATCTATCCCGAAGTTTCCGATTCGTTTGAAAGCTCGATCCCGGGCGTCTCCATAATCGGAGATTTAACCGGAGTTCCTCTTCTTAAGTTCGCCGTTGAAAGCGGGGCCCAAGTCGTTCGGAAAATTTCGGCAAAACGGGGAACGTCTCGTATCACTCCCGAACAAAATTCTGCGACGGCAAAAACATCCGCCGAAAACTCCTCCGTTTACGACGTGCTGATCGTAGGCGCCGGTCCCGCGGGGATTTCCGCAGGAATCGAATGCAAAAAGTTAAATTATAACTTCTTAATATTAGAATCCAATGATCCGTTTCACACCGTAAAAAGTTATCCGAAAGCGAAGCCTATTTTTGCGGAACCGGAGGATTTAAAAACGACCTCCGAGGTTTCCATTCAAAACGGAACGAAAGAAAGTCTTTTATCCGATCTCCAAAAAGCTCTGGAAAAATGGAAACTTCCGATACGCAGCGGAACGACCGTATCTCAAATTCAAAAAATCGAATCCGGTTTTACGGTTCACACGGAAAACGGAGAATCCTTTCCAACGAAAGAAGTGATTCTCGCGATCGGAAAAAGCGGAGACGCAAAGAACCTCCAAATCCCCGGAGAAGACTTACCAAAAGTGTATCATCGATTGTTCGATCCGAAGGACTTTGAAAATGAGGACGTTCTTGTCGTCGGTGGAGGAGATTCGGCCGTCGAAGCAGCGATCGCGATCAGCAAATACGCGAACTCAACGAAACTTTCTTATCGCGGCAAAGAGCTGGTTCGACCGAAAAGCGATAACAAGGATCGGTTTGCGGATCTTGTTGCCTCCGGCAAAATCGATTTCTTAAACGAAAGCATCGTCCAAGAAATTTCCGATCGCGAAGTTCGTTTAACAAACGCGGGGCGCTTTGATTCGAAAACAGGTTTTACCGATTCAAAAAAGAACCCGGTCCAGGACGCCCGTTCCCAAGTCATTCCCAACACGAGCGTCTTAGTACAGATCGGTTCTCGAACCCCGATCGAATTTTTAAAACGAATCGGAATCCGGATTCAAAATCGAAAAAACGTTTGGGATTGGATCGGATTTGCCGCTATGTTTCTCTTTGCAAACGTGGTTTACTTCGGGAAGGCTTCGTTTTACGGAATCGAAACCTACGGAACGATCGCGACTACTTCTCTTTTTGCATTGATCGGTTTGGGAGTCCCGCTCACAATCCGTCTTTTTCAAAAACGAACGGAACTGCTTGCCAACGGCTGGGGTATATTCAGAAATTCTTATCTATTGATCGCGGCGTTGTATTTTTGTCTCGTCTATGTGGGCGGAAGGTATTTCGGATTTTTATTCCTCGGAAAACAACCGGGTTTTCACTACACTCTATTGTATTCGCTCACCATTCTTACCTTCGGTTTGAGAAGGATGAAGTTAAGACCTACACGATATATCCGAAAACAGACCTGGACCTTAATCCTCATTCAAATCTTTCCATTGTTTCTTTTACCGGAAATCATCCTTCCCTTTCTCGGACAAAACGGCCTCTTAGGAGACGGAAACGGATTTATACTGACACAAGTGTTTCCGTACGGCGCTTATTGGAACGCATACGGATTGATTCTCGCGTGGCCTCTCAACATGGGAATCTTTTACAACACGGGGATTACTACGTTCTGGCTCGTCTACGGACTCCTGCAAACCTTCGTAGTCATTCCCTATCTCGTGTACCGTTTCGGAAAAGGGGCTTACTGCGGTTGGATCTGTTCCTGCGGAGGTCTGGCCGAAACCTTAGGAGACGAAACAAGAACCAAAATGCCTCACGGCAAATTCGCCAATCGGTTGGAAAACTCGGGGCAATGGATTTTATTCTTTGCGACGATCATCACCTTACTCAAGTTAAGCGAAATTTTTCTATCGCCTTGGTTTCCGATCACTCACGTATTCGGAAGCATCGGAGACGGAGGAAAAAAAATCTACGACTTGATCGTCGATTTGATGTTAGCCGGAGTCGTCGGAGTCGGTTCGTATTTCCTTTTGAGCGGAAGGGTTTGGTGCCGATTCTTTTGTCCGCTCGCGGCTTTGATGCATATCTACGCGAGATTCAGCCGTTTTCGGATCTTTTCCGAAAAGAAACGGTGTATCTCCTGCAACATCTGCACCAAAGTCTGTCACCAAGGGATCGACGTGATGAGCTACGCAAACAAAGGAACTCCGATGGACAACGTTCAATGCGTGCGTTGTTCGGCTTGCGTCGTCAACTGCCCGACCGACGTTCTTTCGTTCGGAGAAATAAAATAA
- the thiM gene encoding hydroxyethylthiazole kinase yields MNKNEIIERIWPDPEVAKDLTELRKHSPLTHVITNIVVTNWTANVLLAIGASPAMVIAEEEAGDFAKIAGGLLINVGTVTPNDAKAMRVAVESAREAGTPWVLDPVAAGALAFRTEIAKELLDFKPAVIRGNASEILALGGASGGGKGVESTARSYDALESAKQLSVKTGAVVAVSGEVDYVTDGRTVFAVPGGDPIMTKVTGVGCSLGALIASFLGVQKDPLAASVAASLIFAVAGARAAKESKGTGSFAVNFLDQLSNLGV; encoded by the coding sequence ATGAACAAAAACGAAATCATAGAAAGAATCTGGCCCGACCCCGAGGTCGCAAAGGATTTAACCGAGCTTAGAAAACATTCTCCGTTGACCCACGTGATAACGAACATCGTCGTCACCAATTGGACAGCGAACGTTCTGCTCGCCATCGGAGCTTCTCCCGCTATGGTGATCGCCGAAGAAGAAGCCGGCGATTTTGCGAAGATCGCGGGAGGGCTTCTGATCAACGTAGGCACCGTTACGCCTAACGACGCAAAGGCGATGCGAGTTGCGGTTGAATCCGCGCGTGAAGCGGGCACTCCTTGGGTATTGGATCCGGTCGCGGCGGGCGCTTTGGCATTCAGAACGGAAATCGCCAAGGAGCTGCTCGATTTCAAACCCGCGGTGATCCGAGGAAACGCCTCCGAAATACTCGCGTTAGGTGGAGCGAGCGGAGGAGGGAAGGGAGTGGAATCCACGGCTCGTTCGTACGATGCATTAGAATCCGCTAAACAACTTTCCGTAAAGACGGGAGCCGTCGTGGCCGTAAGCGGAGAAGTGGATTACGTTACGGATGGGAGGACCGTTTTTGCAGTGCCCGGCGGAGATCCGATCATGACAAAAGTAACAGGGGTCGGTTGTTCTTTAGGCGCGCTGATTGCTTCCTTTTTAGGAGTTCAAAAAGATCCGTTAGCCGCTTCTGTGGCCGCCTCTCTGATTTTTGCGGTCGCAGGTGCGCGTGCCGCGAAGGAATCCAAAGGAACGGGAAGTTTTGCGGTGAATTTTTTGGATCAGTTGAGCAATCTGGGAGTTTGA
- a CDS encoding enoyl-CoA hydratase/isomerase family protein: protein MKYECLLTDLKDKILIVTLNRPEKSNALNVKIRDELEDVFQANASNTDVKAIVLTSSGKHFSSGYDLEEVVSSKMESFRHRILEYHYALYSFPKPVVTVLKGFASAGGFDLALCGDYIVSEKKAILFRPEIRFGGPPLITTLARKVGPAKALTLTLKGDPIRSSQALSLGIVDEIYEGENVLGHAIQVASKLSQWDFNMLSVLKGIANNYFMGNLYENLKKEFDEFASVLEDPAFFQRVQSYAGTIQQ, encoded by the coding sequence ATGAAATACGAGTGCCTGTTGACCGATCTGAAAGATAAGATTCTTATCGTTACGCTCAATCGTCCCGAAAAATCCAACGCGCTGAACGTAAAGATTCGAGACGAGTTGGAGGACGTGTTTCAGGCAAACGCGTCTAATACGGACGTGAAGGCGATCGTTTTAACCTCCTCCGGAAAACATTTTTCGAGCGGCTACGATTTGGAAGAAGTCGTAAGCTCGAAGATGGAATCTTTTCGTCATAGAATATTAGAATATCATTATGCTCTTTATAGTTTCCCGAAACCGGTCGTGACCGTTCTGAAGGGATTCGCGTCCGCCGGCGGTTTTGATCTGGCGCTTTGCGGGGATTATATCGTTTCCGAAAAAAAAGCGATTCTGTTTCGACCGGAGATTCGTTTCGGCGGTCCTCCTTTGATTACGACTCTTGCGCGCAAGGTCGGTCCGGCTAAGGCGCTTACCCTGACCCTCAAAGGAGATCCGATTCGATCCTCTCAAGCTTTGTCGCTCGGAATCGTGGACGAGATTTACGAAGGTGAAAACGTTCTTGGACATGCGATTCAAGTCGCGTCCAAACTTTCTCAGTGGGATTTCAACATGTTATCCGTCTTAAAGGGAATTGCGAATAACTACTTTATGGGAAACTTATACGAAAATCTCAAAAAAGAATTCGATGAGTTCGCTTCCGTTTTGGAAGATCCCGCTTTTTTTCAGAGGGTTCAGAGTTATGCCGGAACGATTCAGCAATAA
- a CDS encoding winged helix DNA-binding domain-containing protein, with protein sequence MELSDIAELRLVSHGISPVPKGKTADVVSRLGAVQGQDYFGTKWSIGLRLTNSTDDAIETAISEKKIVRSWPLRGTLHFVDAKDIRWMCGLLGPRLIANNKKRYEELELDSSVFKKCNQLMIRELKGNRSLTRDELTSLFSKNGIDATKNRLSFILQRAGLDQILCFGERRGKEFTYVLLDEWIPDPGLSFKTPELASAELARRYFRSRGPATLYDYVWWSGMSVTDARKSVESIESELKSVTIGDPVYWMPKNLKSRKNPDETVYLLPGFDEFLLGYTDRSASIDVAYQKRMIPANGVFSSTIVVRGKVLGTWKRTIQKKNEVCIEITPFIKPNKDLKNGISEAANRYASFLGMSPNLVFKTK encoded by the coding sequence TTGGAACTTTCGGACATCGCCGAACTTCGACTCGTTTCTCACGGGATTTCTCCCGTTCCGAAAGGAAAAACGGCGGACGTCGTTTCGCGTCTCGGAGCGGTGCAAGGTCAGGATTATTTCGGAACGAAATGGTCGATCGGACTTCGCTTAACAAATTCGACGGACGACGCGATCGAAACGGCCATTTCCGAAAAGAAGATCGTCCGTTCCTGGCCTCTCCGGGGAACGCTTCACTTCGTCGATGCGAAGGATATCCGCTGGATGTGCGGGCTATTGGGTCCGCGTCTGATCGCCAATAATAAAAAACGATATGAAGAACTCGAACTGGATTCTTCCGTATTCAAAAAATGCAATCAACTCATGATTCGTGAATTGAAGGGAAATCGTTCTCTCACCAGAGACGAACTGACTTCTCTCTTTTCCAAGAACGGAATCGATGCAACAAAGAATCGATTGTCTTTCATTTTGCAACGGGCCGGCTTGGATCAAATCCTATGTTTCGGAGAACGAAGAGGAAAGGAATTCACCTATGTTTTGTTAGACGAGTGGATTCCCGATCCGGGATTGTCCTTTAAAACTCCGGAACTTGCATCGGCGGAATTGGCAAGACGTTATTTTCGAAGCAGAGGTCCTGCGACTTTGTACGATTACGTTTGGTGGTCCGGTATGAGCGTGACCGACGCGCGGAAATCCGTAGAGTCGATTGAGTCCGAGTTGAAAAGCGTAACGATCGGAGATCCCGTTTATTGGATGCCTAAGAATTTGAAGTCGCGGAAAAATCCGGACGAAACCGTATATCTGCTTCCCGGCTTTGACGAATTTCTATTGGGATATACGGATCGGAGCGCCTCCATCGATGTCGCTTATCAAAAACGTATGATTCCGGCAAACGGAGTATTCAGTTCCACGATCGTAGTACGGGGAAAGGTTTTGGGCACTTGGAAACGTACGATCCAAAAGAAGAACGAGGTTTGCATCGAAATCACTCCCTTTATAAAACCGAACAAAGACTTGAAGAATGGAATCTCCGAAGCCGCAAATCGATACGCTTCCTTTTTGGGAATGTCCCCGAATCTCGTTTTTAAAACGAAATAA
- a CDS encoding proline dehydrogenase family protein has translation MITISSEDLEAETKRLGVRIIEQNERQSSGLFSKQFWIKRLLALSVRYPKLKIELFRFVDVLPSLRSSKDITDHLSLYLLEGKTEIPKWLGFFLRTGISILPISFVLGNSVRFFVLYASKNFIAGKNFTEAKHRLLSIRKKNRVFTLDILGEAALSEKEALRYQKQYLEVLSDLDSFSGFEQTSYGSCPYVNVSVKCSSLYSQISSLAKENSVSVLKERLRPILRLAKEKNAFINLDAEQFDYKEILMSLAEEIFLEEEFKDYPHFGVVIQAYLKNSKEDLQRIISYSEKRGVPITVRLVKGAYWEYEVIKAKEKGWEIPVFESKAETDLNYEECSRILLESFPNILSAFGSHNIRSLAFVLSFAEKQGLNPRDFEIQMLYGMGDSYKSVLTQLGYRVREYTPLGEILPGMAYLVRRLLENTSNQGFLQNFLTGRIKQTHLLQNPKETIHDKL, from the coding sequence ATGATTACGATTTCGTCCGAAGATTTAGAAGCAGAAACCAAACGTTTAGGCGTTCGAATAATCGAACAAAACGAAAGACAATCTTCCGGATTATTTTCCAAACAGTTTTGGATCAAACGTCTGTTAGCTCTTTCCGTTCGTTATCCGAAACTGAAAATCGAACTCTTCCGCTTCGTGGACGTTTTGCCTTCCCTGCGTTCCTCGAAAGATATTACGGATCATTTAAGTCTTTATCTTCTCGAAGGAAAAACGGAAATTCCGAAATGGCTCGGTTTCTTTTTACGAACGGGCATTTCCATTCTACCGATTTCTTTTGTACTGGGAAACTCGGTCCGTTTTTTCGTGTTATACGCTTCCAAAAACTTCATCGCGGGCAAAAATTTCACCGAGGCAAAACACCGACTTCTTTCCATCCGAAAAAAGAACCGGGTCTTTACGCTCGATATTTTAGGAGAAGCCGCCTTGTCCGAAAAGGAAGCGCTTCGCTATCAAAAACAATATCTCGAAGTATTGTCCGATCTGGATTCGTTTTCGGGTTTCGAACAAACGAGTTACGGTTCCTGTCCTTACGTAAACGTTTCCGTTAAGTGTTCGAGTTTATATTCCCAAATCTCCTCCCTTGCAAAAGAGAATTCGGTTTCCGTTCTCAAGGAAAGGCTGAGACCGATCCTCAGGCTCGCAAAAGAAAAAAATGCGTTCATCAATCTGGACGCGGAACAATTCGACTATAAGGAAATCTTAATGTCTCTTGCGGAGGAGATTTTTCTGGAAGAGGAATTCAAGGATTATCCCCACTTCGGAGTCGTCATCCAAGCCTATTTGAAAAATTCCAAAGAGGATCTGCAAAGAATCATCTCCTATTCCGAAAAACGCGGGGTTCCGATCACGGTCCGTCTCGTAAAAGGGGCGTATTGGGAGTACGAAGTCATCAAAGCGAAAGAGAAAGGCTGGGAAATTCCTGTTTTTGAAAGCAAAGCGGAAACGGATCTCAATTACGAAGAATGCTCGCGGATTCTTCTGGAATCGTTTCCGAACATTCTTTCCGCATTCGGTTCCCATAATATTCGAAGTCTTGCATTCGTTCTTTCCTTTGCGGAAAAACAGGGACTAAACCCGAGGGATTTCGAAATCCAAATGCTCTACGGGATGGGTGACTCCTACAAATCCGTTTTGACGCAGCTCGGATATCGGGTTCGCGAATACACTCCGTTAGGCGAAATTCTCCCCGGAATGGCGTATCTCGTCCGAAGACTTCTGGAAAACACGTCCAACCAGGGATTTTTACAAAACTTTTTAACGGGAAGAATCAAACAGACGCATCTTTTGCAAAACCCGAAGGAAACGATTCATGACAAACTTTAA
- a CDS encoding M48 family metallopeptidase, with protein sequence MRLKTILFIFYALQILFTLTMKFLSYQGDSSPQLHEQILKYFTQEDVQKGIEYARSGFFASVLSDLIDFVVAGLFVFTPLSVRLEEAIEKKTGNRFYLTVLLFFFVFSAIQFLISIPFQYYFGFVLEHQFGFSKMTFLDWVVYTSKALGIGLVGGSVAVLGIAFLLKTFQKAWKIYVPIASLILGLLISILFPIVITPLFYEYKPIEEGSLKRKIISLCQNAKIEVENVYVINESKYSGHTNAYFTGWGQNRKIFLYDTLIQNHTEEEIVSVLGHEIGHWTHDHQIKDILADTVITFLLCLLLGYLFQKFKTEGSVSLRELYSPSTLPFLFLILSLFGSLTKPAWSTLSRYQETEADLEALVLTQDKKSFIGTEVKMAKDNQSRLNPHPSEVFYYHSHPTTLQRIQFAEAWATSNGK encoded by the coding sequence ATGCGACTCAAAACGATTCTTTTTATTTTTTACGCGCTTCAAATTCTATTCACCCTTACGATGAAATTTCTATCGTATCAGGGGGATTCTTCTCCGCAACTGCATGAGCAAATTCTAAAATACTTCACGCAAGAGGACGTTCAAAAAGGAATCGAGTATGCAAGGAGCGGATTTTTTGCAAGCGTGCTTTCCGATCTGATCGATTTCGTGGTGGCTGGACTTTTCGTATTCACTCCTCTCTCCGTACGGCTGGAAGAAGCAATCGAAAAGAAAACGGGCAACCGGTTTTATCTAACCGTTTTACTTTTCTTTTTCGTATTCAGCGCGATTCAATTTCTGATCTCGATTCCGTTTCAATATTATTTCGGATTCGTATTGGAACACCAATTCGGATTTTCCAAAATGACGTTTTTGGATTGGGTCGTTTACACTTCCAAAGCGCTCGGGATCGGACTTGTGGGAGGAAGCGTAGCCGTCTTGGGGATCGCCTTTCTTTTAAAGACGTTTCAAAAAGCGTGGAAGATCTACGTTCCGATCGCTTCCCTTATATTAGGACTTTTGATTTCGATTCTGTTTCCGATCGTGATCACTCCTTTGTTTTACGAATACAAACCGATCGAAGAAGGGAGTCTGAAACGTAAGATCATCTCGCTCTGCCAAAACGCAAAGATCGAAGTAGAGAACGTCTACGTCATCAACGAGAGTAAATACTCGGGACATACGAACGCGTATTTTACCGGATGGGGACAAAACAGAAAGATCTTTCTATACGATACTCTGATTCAAAACCACACAGAAGAGGAAATCGTAAGCGTATTGGGACACGAGATCGGACATTGGACGCACGATCATCAGATCAAGGACATACTCGCCGATACGGTGATCACGTTTCTTCTATGTCTTCTTCTCGGTTATCTGTTTCAAAAATTCAAAACGGAAGGATCGGTTTCGTTACGCGAGCTGTATTCTCCTTCCACGCTTCCTTTCTTGTTTTTGATTCTTTCGCTTTTCGGATCGTTGACCAAACCGGCGTGGAGCACCTTAAGCCGTTACCAGGAAACGGAAGCGGATTTGGAAGCGCTCGTCTTGACTCAGGATAAAAAATCCTTTATCGGAACGGAAGTCAAAATGGCAAAGGACAACCAAAGCAGACTCAATCCGCATCCGAGCGAAGTTTTTTATTATCATTCCCATCCCACCACTTTGCAGCGCATCCAATTCGCGGAAGCGTGGGCGACATCGAATGGAAAATAA